Below is a window of Planctomycetota bacterium DNA.
GCTCACCCGGCGCGCGATCTCGCGCACCCAGGCGCCGAAATCCGACCCCTCCCGGAACTCCGCATGCTTGCGGAGGGCCACGATGAAGACCTCCTGGAAGACGTCCTCCGCCAAATGGGGGTCCGGCACGAGCGCGCGGATGAACGCCTGGATCATCAGGCGCTCCCGCGTCAGAAGCCGGACGACGCCCTCGGAATCCATGCGGAGTCTCCTATCGGACGTCAAACGTCCCGCTGATCAGGTTGTGATCCGAAGGCCGCACGCCCTTGTCGTCGGACGTTCCCAGCTTGAGGACGACGTTCGTGTTCGACAGATCGCGCTGGTCGGGCACCTCGCCGCTGCGAACGGTTGCGGTCGAGGCGCCTCTGGAGACGAAAACGTAGTCGAGCTTGCTCCGGCGGGTCCGGACGTTGAGATTCGGCGGATTATCGGGATACGACGAGGCCGTGCCCAGGCTGAGGGCGATCTTCCAGGCGTCGTGGTAGGCGCCCGCCTCGGTCATCTCGGCGTACTCCGAGGTCGAGGGGTGCGCGTTGAAGTCGCCCGCGATGAAGCGGGGCTCGGCGAACTTCGCGGCGAAGCGCTTGAGGGCGTCGATCTCCGCCAGCCGCAGGCGCTGCCCGTACGTGCCGGTGGTGCCGATGTCCACCCAGTAAAGGTGGGTCGAGAACACGTTGATCCGCCTTCCGGAGACGTCGACCGTCGCCTGGGCCACGGACATGCCGGAATCCTTCACCACGGGATCCGAATAGCCCGTATCGTCCCTGAAGTACAGGCCCCCCCGCGCGACGATGGGCCACTTGGAAAGGATGGCGTTTCCCTCCGCCTTGGACGGGTTATCCCGAATGAAATGAACATACCACGTGACCCCCGTCCGAAGAGACATCTCCGTGGCAATCCGCAGGGCCAGGGTATCCGTATCGGAACTGTTGAAGCTTCGGACCTCGCACAGCGCAATGACGTCGGCGCTCTGGGCCGCCAGGAGGGCCGCCTGCCGCTTGTGGTTGTAGACATTATCCGTCCCGATGCCGTGATGGAGGTTGTAACTGACGATTTTCAACCGGAAGGCCGCCGAGGAGGTGCCGTCGGATTCCGCAAGAATCGTCGCGTCGCGCTTCTGGGCGCCCGGGGCGGAGGTCAGGAAGGCCGAGGGAGAAAGAACGATCTGATCGATCGAGATGCCGTCTTCGCGTTGCTGGACGCGGATTTTCTGCCACCCCGTCGAGGCGAAGTAGATGTGGGACCCGAGGCCGTTCCATCCGTTGTCCTCCCACCCCCATCCCGACAGCCCCACGCCGTCGCCCGACTCGATGACGACGACCGCCGAGGAAGTCGTCCCGATCCGCCATGCGGCGGCGCCGCTTGCGGTGACGGACCCGGAGAATTGAACGTGGACGGAGTCGTTGGCGTAGTGGTCGCGGTCCGCCCTTCCCCGGATCCACAGGTGGTACGGCGTACCCGAGGAGGCGTAGAAGCTCATTTCGAAGTACGAGGAGGGCGAGGCCAGGGCGGTGACGATCTTGGGGGTTCCCTGGTCGGGGTTATAGATCCGATATCCACCGGCCGCGCCGGCGTCCGCCACGACGCTCCAGTTCCCCACCCGCACCGGGGCCTCGGATGCATAAAGGACGATCTCGGCCGGCGCGGCGGCGGGAGCGGCGGCCGGCGAGGCTTCGCGCGCCCCCAGTGCCAGGGCGGCGAGAGTCATCAGGACGGCGGCTCCCCGAAGGCGGTCGGTCATGCCAGGCTCCTTTCCCAAGCGGACTCCGGCCGGGATTCCCCGGCCCGTGGCGTATGTCCCGAGAGGGCGCGCGGTGTCGCGAAAAATGGAATCCCCCCGCCGCCCGCTTCCCCCAGGGCCGGGCCTCTTCTATAATGGGCCGCCATGGCGTACGTGGTGGCCGCGATCCCCGACCTCTTCTTCCGCTCCAAGGTGCTCGAAACGGCCAGGACCCTGGGGGTGCGGGTGGAGGTGGCGCGGGACGCCGACGAGGTCTTTCAGAAAGTGCGCCTGGAAAAACCGGCGCTGGTGCTCATGGATCTCCAGGCGACGGCCCTGCGGCCTCTGGAGACGCTGCCGACCCTCCAGGAGGTGCCCGTGGTGGGATTTCTCGCCCACGAGGCCGTGGATCTTCGGGAACAGGCCTTGGCCGCGGGCTGCTCGGAAGTCCTGACCAAAGGCCAGTTTGCGGCCTCCCTCCCCGCCCTCCTCCGCCGTGCCCTATAAGAGTCCCCTGGAACCGATCCTGCGCGCGCGCGGCGCCGTCTATGGCCGGGTCGGCGACGCCGAGGTCCCGCTCCATTTCGGCGACCCGGCCGCGGAAATCGAGGCGCTCCGGACCGGTCCGGCCGCCGTGGACCTGGGCTGGCGGGCGCTCGTCGAGGTCACCGGCCGCGACCGGGTGCGCTTCGTCCACGGCATGTGCACCCAGGACGTGAAGGGAATGGCTCCCGGCCAGGGGCGCGCGGCGGCGGCGGTCACGCGCCAGGGGAAGATGGTGGCCGACCTCGTCGTGCGGATGCATCCGGACCGCCTCTCCCTGGAAACCGACCGCGCGGCGCTGCCCGCGCTTCTCGAAACCTTCACGAAGTTCATCGTCGCCGACGATGTCCGGCTGGACGTCTCCTCCCGGACGGCGATCGGACGCTATGGGCCGGGGACGGCTCCCGCGCGTCCCGCCCGGCCGTTCGATTGGACGGAACTCGAGGACGGATCGTGGGTCTGCAAGGATCCCACGCTGGGCGTCGAAGGGTACGTCCGATGGACGCCTCCCGAGGCGACGCCCGCCTTCGGGGGCGAGCGATGGGCCGGCTTCCAGGCGTGGGAGACGCTGCGGATCGAGAACGGCTTCCCGCGATGGGGCGCGGACATGGGACCCGACGTCCTGCCGATGGAGGCGGGACTGGAGCCGATCGCGATCAGCTACTCCAAGGGCTGTTACGTCGGGCAGGAAGTGATCCAGCGGGTCAAGACCTACAGCGAACCGCCCAAGATGCTCGTCCAGCTGGAGGTGACCGGCGCCCAGCCCGGCGAGCGAATCCTGGCCGGCGGCCAGGACATCGGGCACGTCACGAGCGCCACCCCCCGCGTCGCCCTGGGTTACGTCCGCAAGGAATTCAAGAATCCCGGCACGGAGGTTTCGGTCGGCTCCCGAAGGGCCGTCGTGCGGGCCCTGCCCTGGCAGGTCCGCGGGGCTACGGCCTGAGATAGCGGCGGGTGCCGGAAGCGGGAAGCGCGTCGGCCGGCGTCCGCAGGCAGGGGCGTTCCGCCTGTCCGGCCCGCAGGGCGCGAGCCAGGTCCAGCGTCTGGAGGCGCTCCCGAAGACCCGCGAACCACGGTTCGAAGGCCGGTCCCGCCGGCGGCCGGATCAGGATTTTCCCGTCCGGAAGCGTCATCTCCAGCCCGGTGGGGTGGGCCGCCAGGGGAACGACCACCCAATCGCGATGGAGGTCCAGGGAGTCGGTGAGCCGGTAGACGCGCTCGACCTGTTCGGCGGTCAGGACATTCATGGCGCCGGCCCATGATAGCGTTGGATCGTTCCGCCTTCAATCGGCGGCGTCCGGAAAGAGGACCTTTTTGGTACGATTTCTCTTGACGCTCCCGGCGGCCGCCGCTAAGGTGAGAAGGTCGGACCCGCCCCGGGGTCCGGGGGCCTTCCATGATCCGGATGACCCGCCTGACGGACTACGGGATCCTTCTCCTGACGCTCTTCGCGCGGGACCCGCGCCGCCCGATGCGGAGCGCGCGGGACCTGGCCGAGGAGTCGCGGCTCCCGCGGCCCACGGTGAGCAAGATCCTGAAGGTGCTGGCCCGGCACGGGCTCCTGGAGGCGCACCGGGGGGTGAAGGGCGGCTTCACGCTGGCCCGCCGTCCGGAAGAGGTCACGGTGGCGGACGTGGTTTCGGCGCTTGAGGGCCCGATCGGGGTCACGGAGTGCACGGCGCACGCCGGAAGCTGCGGGCTGGAGCGGATCTGCGTCGTGCGGAGCAACTGGAGGACGATCAACCGAGCGGTGATCGAGGCGCTGCGGAAGGTCACGCTCGCCGAGATGGCCCGGCCCGCGGCCGGCATCCCGGTGGAATTCGCGCGCCCGGTCGCCCAGAAGGGGTGAGTTTCATGGCCGATTCCGACCGCAACACGATCGAGCGCCTGGCGGCGCAGGAATACCAGTACGGGTTCGTCACCCCCGTCGAGGAGGAGAAGGCGCCCAAGGGACTCAACGAGGGCGTCATCCGCCTCATCTGGGAGAAGAAGCAGGAGCCCGACTGGATGCTGGAGTGGCGGCTGCGGGCCTACCGGCACTGGCTGACGATGAAGGAGCCGCGGTGGGCCAACCTCCGGTATCCCACGATCGACTATCAGGACCTCCACTACTACGCGGCCCCGAAGATGAAGGCGCGGCCCAAGAGCCTGGACGAGGTGGACCCCGAGATCCGCCGCACCTACGAGAAGCTCGGAATCCCGCTGGCGGAGCAGGAGCGCCTGGCGGGGGTCGCCGTGGACGCCGTCTTCGACAGCGTCTCGGTGGCCACGACCTTCAAGGAAAAGCTGCGCTCTCTCGGGATCATCTTCTGCTCCTTCTCGGAGGCGCTCCAGGAGCACCCCGAGCTCGTGCGCGCGTGGCTGGGGACGGTCGTCCCCTACACGGACAACTTCTTCGCCACCCTTAACTCCGCCGTGTTCTCGGACGGCTCCTTCGTCTATGTCCCCAAGGGCGTCCGCTGCCCGATGGAGCTTTCG
It encodes the following:
- a CDS encoding SUF system Fe-S cluster assembly regulator produces the protein MTRLTDYGILLLTLFARDPRRPMRSARDLAEESRLPRPTVSKILKVLARHGLLEAHRGVKGGFTLARRPEEVTVADVVSALEGPIGVTECTAHAGSCGLERICVVRSNWRTINRAVIEALRKVTLAEMARPAAGIPVEFARPVAQKG
- a CDS encoding endonuclease/exonuclease/phosphatase family protein, which translates into the protein MTDRLRGAAVLMTLAALALGAREASPAAAPAAAPAEIVLYASEAPVRVGNWSVVADAGAAGGYRIYNPDQGTPKIVTALASPSSYFEMSFYASSGTPYHLWIRGRADRDHYANDSVHVQFSGSVTASGAAAWRIGTTSSAVVVIESGDGVGLSGWGWEDNGWNGLGSHIYFASTGWQKIRVQQREDGISIDQIVLSPSAFLTSAPGAQKRDATILAESDGTSSAAFRLKIVSYNLHHGIGTDNVYNHKRQAALLAAQSADVIALCEVRSFNSSDTDTLALRIATEMSLRTGVTWYVHFIRDNPSKAEGNAILSKWPIVARGGLYFRDDTGYSDPVVKDSGMSVAQATVDVSGRRINVFSTHLYWVDIGTTGTYGQRLRLAEIDALKRFAAKFAEPRFIAGDFNAHPSTSEYAEMTEAGAYHDAWKIALSLGTASSYPDNPPNLNVRTRRSKLDYVFVSRGASTATVRSGEVPDQRDLSNTNVVLKLGTSDDKGVRPSDHNLISGTFDVR
- a CDS encoding response regulator, which encodes MAYVVAAIPDLFFRSKVLETARTLGVRVEVARDADEVFQKVRLEKPALVLMDLQATALRPLETLPTLQEVPVVGFLAHEAVDLREQALAAGCSEVLTKGQFAASLPALLRRAL
- a CDS encoding glycine cleavage T C-terminal barrel domain-containing protein: MPYKSPLEPILRARGAVYGRVGDAEVPLHFGDPAAEIEALRTGPAAVDLGWRALVEVTGRDRVRFVHGMCTQDVKGMAPGQGRAAAAVTRQGKMVADLVVRMHPDRLSLETDRAALPALLETFTKFIVADDVRLDVSSRTAIGRYGPGTAPARPARPFDWTELEDGSWVCKDPTLGVEGYVRWTPPEATPAFGGERWAGFQAWETLRIENGFPRWGADMGPDVLPMEAGLEPIAISYSKGCYVGQEVIQRVKTYSEPPKMLVQLEVTGAQPGERILAGGQDIGHVTSATPRVALGYVRKEFKNPGTEVSVGSRRAVVRALPWQVRGATA